In a genomic window of Streptomyces koelreuteriae:
- a CDS encoding putative bifunctional diguanylate cyclase/phosphodiesterase, protein MIAEPDGPEDRLRRFATIWSRAVFPVTSTSSTRAEFEEQLLPLARRLSEALRARAFDSDAGRAVGAALVDAHCTDPEALSHTLDCVDAYLVLYCGGDGDQETLRARCARLQHAMSAGFARALRERTLAEQEAIAEAALQAQGVVAQALHASEARFRAVFEGAAIGIGMADLEGNILQVNGALLRMFGITEHALRCRNVREWTHPDDAPQTWRLYDELVRGDREHYHLEKAFYRPDGTVLWTNLTVSLLRDADGEPQYQLALMEDTTERRLLNLRLRYEATHDALTGLPNRTFFFERLEKALGAGEGQRFGLCYLDLDGFKTINDSLGHAAGDRLLVEVADRLQSCATAPGEMVARLGGDEFVALTTGPDTQHEVDELAGRIMNALLAPISVDGRDLTVRGSIGIVEGPAGERSPAEVLRSADITMYRAKSAGGNRFELADAEADARAITRHGLTTALPTALERGEFFIEYQPLVHLGDGSVRGAEALVRWLHPQHGVLGPDRFIPLAEHTGLIVPLGRWVLEQSVRQAREWRELHGGAEAVGPLRINVNLSPCQLTHPGLVQDTVDILERTGIEPNALCLEVTESALIGADDDLLKPLRRLAEMGVDIALDDFGTGYSNLANLRRLPVSILKLDRSFTQSMQQFPADPVDLKIVEGIVSLAHSLDLAVTVEGVETGAQAEQLRMMGCDTAQGWYYARPGPPERLHELALVDATG, encoded by the coding sequence GTGATCGCGGAACCGGACGGGCCGGAGGACAGACTGCGCAGATTCGCGACGATCTGGAGCCGGGCGGTCTTCCCGGTGACCTCGACGTCGTCGACCCGCGCGGAGTTCGAGGAGCAACTGCTGCCGCTGGCCCGGCGGCTGAGCGAGGCACTGCGGGCCCGGGCCTTCGACTCCGACGCGGGCCGGGCCGTGGGCGCCGCCCTCGTCGACGCGCACTGCACCGACCCCGAGGCACTCAGCCACACGCTGGACTGCGTGGACGCCTATCTGGTCCTGTACTGCGGCGGCGACGGCGACCAGGAGACCCTGCGGGCGCGCTGCGCGCGACTGCAGCACGCGATGTCCGCCGGCTTCGCCCGGGCGCTGCGCGAGCGGACGCTGGCCGAGCAGGAGGCCATCGCCGAGGCCGCCCTCCAGGCGCAGGGCGTGGTGGCCCAGGCCCTGCACGCGAGCGAGGCCCGCTTCCGGGCCGTCTTCGAGGGCGCGGCCATAGGCATCGGCATGGCCGACCTCGAGGGCAACATCCTCCAGGTCAACGGCGCGCTGCTGCGCATGTTCGGCATCACCGAGCACGCCTTGCGCTGCCGCAACGTCCGGGAGTGGACCCACCCCGACGACGCGCCGCAGACCTGGCGGCTCTACGACGAGCTCGTCCGCGGCGACCGGGAGCACTACCACCTGGAGAAGGCGTTCTACCGCCCCGACGGGACGGTCCTGTGGACCAATCTGACGGTCTCCCTGCTGCGCGACGCCGACGGCGAGCCGCAGTACCAGCTCGCCCTCATGGAGGACACCACCGAGCGGCGGCTGCTCAACCTGAGGCTGCGCTACGAGGCCACGCACGACGCGCTGACCGGACTGCCGAACCGCACCTTCTTCTTCGAGCGCCTGGAGAAGGCACTGGGCGCCGGGGAAGGCCAGCGGTTCGGGCTGTGCTACCTCGACCTCGACGGCTTCAAGACCATCAACGACAGCCTGGGCCACGCGGCCGGCGACCGGCTGCTGGTGGAGGTCGCCGACCGGCTGCAGTCCTGCGCCACCGCGCCCGGCGAGATGGTCGCCCGGCTCGGCGGCGACGAGTTCGTCGCGCTGACCACGGGCCCCGACACCCAGCACGAGGTCGACGAGCTCGCCGGCCGCATCATGAACGCGCTGCTCGCGCCGATCAGCGTCGACGGCCGGGATCTGACCGTGCGCGGCAGCATCGGCATCGTCGAGGGCCCGGCGGGGGAGCGCAGCCCGGCGGAGGTGCTGCGCAGCGCGGACATCACCATGTACCGGGCCAAGTCGGCGGGCGGCAACCGCTTCGAACTCGCCGACGCCGAGGCCGACGCCCGCGCCATCACCCGGCACGGACTGACCACCGCCCTGCCCACCGCGCTGGAGCGGGGCGAGTTCTTCATCGAGTACCAGCCGCTGGTCCATCTCGGCGACGGCAGTGTCCGGGGAGCCGAGGCCCTGGTGCGCTGGCTGCACCCGCAGCACGGCGTGCTCGGCCCGGACCGCTTCATCCCGCTCGCCGAGCACACCGGGCTGATCGTGCCGCTGGGCCGCTGGGTCCTGGAGCAGTCCGTACGGCAGGCCCGCGAGTGGCGGGAACTGCACGGCGGCGCGGAGGCCGTGGGCCCGCTGCGGATCAACGTCAATCTCTCGCCCTGCCAGCTGACCCACCCCGGCCTGGTCCAGGACACCGTCGACATCCTGGAACGCACCGGCATCGAGCCGAACGCGCTCTGCCTGGAGGTCACCGAGTCGGCGCTGATCGGCGCGGACGACGACCTGCTCAAGCCGCTGCGCCGGCTGGCCGAGATGGGCGTCGACATCGCCCTGGACGACTTCGGCACGGGCTACTCCAACCTCGCCAACCTGCGCCGCCTCCCGGTCAGCATCCTGAAGCTGGACCGCTCCTTCACCCAGAGCATGCAGCAGTTCCCGGCCGACCCCGTCGACCTCAAGATCGTCGAGGGAATCGTCTCCCTGGCCCACAGC
- a CDS encoding SAM-dependent methyltransferase has protein sequence MERPVWAPRSIDISVPSVSRMYDFYLGGSHNFEVDREAARRAMEFLPGLPKIMQANRAFMRRAVRWAADQGITQFLDIGSGIPTFGNVHEVAQAASPGARVVYVDHDPVAVAHSQAVLAGNDGAGVVAADLRKPQDILNSPEVERLIDLNQPVALLLVAILHFVEDEDDPYGAVAELRQALAPGSLLVLTHASYEGIPLPPERAGGAVDVYEEIRNPLIMRSREDIARFFEGYDMVEPGLVAMPRWRPDTAPEDEDPYAFSGFAGVGRTA, from the coding sequence ATGGAGCGTCCCGTCTGGGCCCCACGGAGCATCGACATCTCGGTGCCCAGCGTTTCCCGGATGTACGACTTCTATCTGGGCGGATCGCATAACTTCGAGGTCGACCGGGAAGCGGCCCGCAGGGCCATGGAGTTCCTGCCGGGACTCCCCAAGATCATGCAGGCGAACCGGGCGTTCATGCGCCGCGCCGTGCGCTGGGCGGCAGACCAGGGCATCACCCAGTTCCTGGACATCGGCTCCGGGATCCCCACCTTCGGCAATGTGCACGAGGTGGCCCAGGCAGCCAGCCCCGGCGCGCGCGTGGTGTACGTCGACCACGACCCGGTGGCCGTGGCGCACAGCCAGGCGGTCCTGGCGGGCAACGACGGCGCGGGCGTCGTCGCCGCGGATCTCCGCAAGCCCCAGGACATCCTGAACAGCCCCGAGGTGGAGCGGCTGATCGACCTGAATCAGCCAGTGGCCCTGCTTCTCGTTGCCATACTTCACTTCGTGGAAGACGAGGACGACCCGTACGGGGCGGTGGCCGAGCTGCGCCAGGCGCTCGCGCCCGGCAGCCTGCTCGTGCTCACCCATGCCTCCTACGAGGGGATCCCGCTTCCGCCGGAGCGGGCCGGGGGCGCGGTGGACGTGTACGAGGAGATCCGCAACCCGCTGATCATGCGCTCGCGCGAGGACATCGCGCGGTTCTTCGAGGGGTACGACATGGTGGAACCCGGACTGGTGGCGATGCCACGCTGGCGGCCCGACACCGCGCCGGAGGACGAGGATCCCTATGCGTTCTCCGGTTTCGCGGGCGTGGGGCGTACGGCGTGA
- a CDS encoding SCO0930 family lipoprotein: MKTSWRSASLVASAAAVLALTTACGQDSPPAASQNVGATAAPGDYGNIGSGTAGAGGTASSPAATPSASSPSNPAGKLSVSTADEIGKVVTDSLGLTLYRFDQDTEQPPKSNCDGDCAKTWPPVPADDAEAGEGIDKALLGSVTRADGTKQLTVGGWPAYRYAKDVNAGDVKGQGVGGKWYALAPDGKKAQEGGAGAADGGGAEAEAGLSTREDPKLGEIVVDKNGMTVYRFKKDKAWPKPVSNCTGECLKKWPLVEPVDFADTKGIQEKGYMIFDRTDGKGKQQTINCSPIYTFAGDKAPGDTNGQGVGGTWYAVRPDGKLVGASE, from the coding sequence ATGAAGACCTCCTGGCGGAGCGCCTCACTCGTGGCGAGCGCCGCGGCGGTCCTGGCGCTGACGACGGCGTGCGGTCAGGACAGCCCTCCGGCGGCCAGCCAGAACGTGGGCGCCACGGCGGCGCCCGGGGATTACGGAAACATCGGCTCCGGGACGGCCGGTGCGGGCGGCACCGCGAGCAGCCCGGCTGCCACGCCGAGTGCTTCCAGCCCGTCCAACCCCGCGGGCAAGCTGTCGGTCTCCACCGCGGACGAGATCGGCAAGGTGGTGACCGACAGCCTCGGTCTCACCCTGTACCGGTTCGACCAGGACACCGAGCAGCCGCCCAAGTCGAACTGCGACGGCGACTGCGCCAAGACCTGGCCGCCGGTCCCCGCGGACGACGCCGAGGCCGGCGAGGGCATCGACAAGGCGCTGCTCGGCTCGGTCACCCGGGCCGACGGCACCAAGCAGCTCACCGTGGGCGGCTGGCCGGCCTACCGCTACGCCAAGGACGTCAACGCGGGCGACGTCAAGGGCCAGGGTGTGGGCGGCAAGTGGTACGCGCTGGCCCCCGACGGCAAGAAGGCGCAGGAGGGCGGTGCGGGCGCCGCCGACGGCGGCGGAGCCGAGGCGGAGGCCGGTCTCTCCACCCGTGAGGACCCCAAGCTCGGCGAGATCGTCGTCGACAAGAACGGCATGACCGTCTACCGGTTCAAGAAGGACAAGGCCTGGCCCAAGCCGGTCTCCAACTGCACCGGCGAGTGCCTGAAGAAGTGGCCGCTCGTGGAGCCCGTCGACTTCGCCGACACCAAGGGCATCCAGGAGAAGGGCTACATGATCTTCGACCGGACCGACGGCAAGGGCAAGCAGCAGACGATCAACTGCTCGCCGATCTACACCTTCGCCGGTGACAAGGCTCCGGGCGACACCAACGGCCAGGGCGTGGGCGGCACTTGGTACGCCGTGCGCCCCGACGGAAAGCTGGTCGGCGCGTCGGAATAG
- a CDS encoding bestrophin-like domain, which translates to MLAACAVVVIITLVRHRTASDDEDPSETPDVIEYMTMWIGVVYAIVLGLAIAGVWEGRSAAQDHVQAEATALHEVSERVRVYPADARDRIRDDIEAYVGYVVTTEWDTMADEGRVTERGHRLFERVRQDVTDYEPKTDFQAQAYQPLLDQVTAANQARIARAESTGETMPGVVWFGLIAGAVVTIGMIFALQIRRTTREMVLAGLFSALIAFLLFLIWDFDSPYSRGVTASADPFLNLFPGAGD; encoded by the coding sequence ATGCTGGCCGCCTGCGCCGTGGTGGTCATCATCACCCTCGTACGCCACCGCACGGCGTCCGACGACGAGGACCCCAGCGAGACCCCGGACGTCATCGAGTACATGACGATGTGGATCGGCGTCGTGTACGCCATCGTCCTGGGCCTGGCGATCGCCGGTGTCTGGGAGGGGCGCAGCGCCGCCCAGGACCACGTGCAGGCCGAGGCCACCGCGCTGCACGAGGTCTCGGAGCGGGTCCGGGTCTACCCGGCCGACGCCCGCGACCGGATCCGGGACGACATCGAGGCCTATGTGGGCTACGTCGTCACCACCGAGTGGGACACCATGGCCGACGAGGGCCGTGTCACCGAGCGGGGTCACCGACTCTTCGAGCGCGTCCGGCAGGACGTCACCGACTACGAGCCGAAGACGGACTTCCAGGCCCAGGCCTACCAGCCGCTCCTCGACCAGGTGACCGCGGCCAACCAGGCCCGGATCGCCCGGGCGGAGTCGACCGGGGAGACCATGCCGGGCGTGGTGTGGTTCGGGCTGATCGCCGGAGCCGTCGTCACCATCGGGATGATCTTCGCCCTGCAGATCCGCAGAACGACCCGGGAAATGGTCCTCGCCGGGCTGTTCTCGGCGCTGATCGCCTTCCTGCTGTTCCTGATCTGGGACTTCGACTCGCCGTACAGCAGAGGCGTGACCGCGTCGGCGGACCCGTTCCTCAATCTCTTCCCGGGCGCCGGGGACTGA
- a CDS encoding class F sortase, whose product MSASELAQAEEEARPRKRAPWGVIALVLLTGLALIRNGSGEFDEGPPQPATAAARDSRVPGATFAGTVQPLPYSLPDRVRIPAIQVDTPIIPVGLDADGWVGAPPPEDPNLAGWFTGAVTPGEKGTAVVVGHVDNQLGPAVFYALGALKKGNRVEVARQDGKTVVFEIYGVEVFEKNNFPGDRVYASKGAAELRVITCGGGFSQQNGYAGNVVAFARAVEVR is encoded by the coding sequence ATGTCTGCGTCCGAGCTGGCCCAGGCCGAAGAGGAGGCGCGGCCGAGGAAGCGCGCGCCGTGGGGTGTGATAGCGCTGGTTCTGCTGACCGGCCTCGCCCTCATCCGGAACGGTTCGGGGGAGTTCGACGAGGGTCCGCCGCAACCGGCGACGGCGGCGGCGAGGGACAGCCGGGTGCCCGGCGCCACCTTCGCCGGGACCGTGCAGCCCCTGCCCTACTCCCTCCCGGACCGGGTCAGGATCCCGGCGATCCAGGTCGACACGCCGATCATCCCCGTGGGCCTGGACGCCGACGGCTGGGTCGGCGCGCCCCCTCCCGAGGACCCGAACCTGGCCGGCTGGTTCACCGGGGCCGTCACCCCCGGCGAGAAGGGCACCGCGGTCGTCGTCGGCCATGTCGACAACCAGTTGGGTCCCGCCGTGTTCTACGCACTCGGCGCTTTGAAGAAGGGAAACCGCGTCGAGGTCGCCCGGCAGGACGGAAAGACCGTCGTGTTCGAGATCTACGGCGTCGAGGTGTTCGAGAAGAACAATTTCCCGGGCGACCGTGTGTACGCGTCCAAGGGCGCGGCGGAACTGCGGGTCATCACCTGCGGCGGCGGTTTCTCCCAGCAGAACGGCTATGCGGGCAATGTCGTGGCCTTCGCCCGCGCGGTCGAGGTGCGCTGA
- a CDS encoding polysaccharide deacetylase family protein yields the protein MKKDQLLTRRRVLLAGAGAAGAAATAGVFAAVTGGGPTGTVPAAGPQVRRPLNSSAYRLQPLTGYGPPHAAPRRTLVRRAPLLRFSGRGRHMVLTFDDGPDPRYTPAVLDTLAKYDVRAMFFVCGGMVADNRELLARMAEEGHVVGNHTWSHPLLTRLTRRGIRSEMERTCDVIEDAYGERPEWFRAPYGAWNRTAFRLGAELGMESLAWTVDTLDWTTPGTRSIVRRVENGAAPGVVVLSHDAGGDRSQSVRALRRYLPELLDAGYHVSVPRRHYE from the coding sequence ATGAAGAAGGATCAGTTGCTCACCCGCCGCCGGGTGTTGCTCGCCGGCGCCGGCGCGGCGGGCGCCGCCGCCACGGCCGGTGTGTTCGCGGCGGTCACCGGAGGCGGCCCCACCGGGACCGTCCCGGCAGCCGGGCCCCAGGTCCGCCGCCCGCTCAACTCCTCCGCGTACCGGCTCCAGCCCCTGACCGGATACGGCCCGCCGCATGCCGCGCCCCGCCGCACCCTGGTCCGGCGCGCACCCCTGCTGCGCTTCTCCGGCCGCGGCCGCCACATGGTGCTGACCTTCGACGACGGCCCCGACCCGCGCTACACCCCGGCCGTCCTTGACACCCTCGCCAAGTACGACGTGCGCGCGATGTTCTTCGTGTGCGGCGGCATGGTCGCCGACAACAGGGAACTGCTGGCGCGCATGGCCGAAGAGGGCCATGTCGTCGGGAACCACACCTGGTCCCACCCGCTGCTCACCCGCCTCACCCGCAGGGGGATCCGCTCCGAGATGGAACGCACCTGCGACGTCATCGAGGATGCCTACGGGGAGCGCCCCGAATGGTTCCGCGCCCCCTACGGCGCCTGGAACCGCACCGCGTTCCGGCTCGGCGCCGAACTCGGCATGGAATCCCTCGCCTGGACGGTCGACACCCTCGACTGGACCACCCCCGGCACCCGGTCCATCGTGCGCCGGGTGGAGAACGGCGCCGCCCCCGGCGTCGTGGTGCTCTCCCACGACGCCGGGGGCGACCGCTCGCAGAGTGTGCGGGCCCTGCGGCGCTATCTGCCCGAATTGCTGGACGCCGGATACCACGTCAGCGTCCCCCGGCGGCATTACGAGTGA